One Fundidesulfovibrio terrae genomic window carries:
- a CDS encoding sensor histidine kinase: MEMSPKRPFSRRYSAGLIKFVSWGTLVLILLSSLFLSIFLANYARQVLLEKQYEFARLWAETLNHNISRRFALPAILQFGELNLANPEQFKVLDTVVQSVLEDFPVQDLRIYTSDGVTVYALDKSLVGQSGLGGEAVAQAVGEGKLHYEFLYQTSLLGAMFSPEIVPRSVVMRTMAPLRFKGSLPVAFVEGNTSAPKQGETGEPAAESGTPGVQATPGTPAEQGGQAGQPGQGANAAPGQGQQGNAAPGQAQAGQGEVNLVKVDEVIGALEFTQDITEDYQKLITFQRIIILSNLVSACILFFVLRMLIHRADRLSAQRLQEREVFEREMLQNEKLASMGRMVAGIAHEIRNPLGIIRSSSELLVSRQKDKDPLTAKILTAINEEAVRLSKTVGDFLDYARPRNLNLEPVDLALILDQALTFLEQKCRDQGVEVVRAYARGIMVRADKDLLYRAVYNILVNALEAMAGQVQDAQARDGEEGGVRGQIIVQVTQDKDGPKLTIMDTGPGMPEEIRDKLLDPFFTTKQTGTGLGLAITANILRSHGAALTLGENPEGGARVDIAFAKP, encoded by the coding sequence ATGGAAATGAGCCCCAAGCGGCCCTTCAGCCGCCGCTATTCCGCAGGCCTCATCAAGTTCGTCTCCTGGGGCACCCTGGTGCTCATCCTGCTGTCGAGCCTGTTCCTGTCCATCTTTCTGGCCAACTACGCCCGGCAGGTGCTGCTGGAAAAGCAGTACGAGTTCGCCAGGCTCTGGGCCGAGACGCTCAACCACAACATCTCCCGCCGCTTCGCGCTGCCGGCCATACTCCAGTTCGGCGAGCTGAACCTGGCCAACCCGGAGCAGTTCAAGGTGCTCGACACCGTGGTGCAGTCGGTGCTGGAGGACTTCCCGGTCCAGGACCTGCGCATCTACACCTCGGACGGCGTGACGGTCTATGCCCTGGACAAGTCCCTGGTGGGCCAGTCGGGCCTGGGGGGCGAGGCCGTGGCCCAGGCCGTGGGCGAGGGCAAGCTCCACTACGAATTCCTGTACCAGACGAGCCTTCTGGGAGCCATGTTCTCCCCCGAGATCGTGCCGCGCTCCGTGGTCATGCGCACCATGGCTCCGCTTCGCTTCAAGGGGTCGCTGCCCGTGGCCTTCGTGGAGGGCAACACGTCCGCCCCGAAACAGGGCGAGACCGGAGAGCCGGCGGCGGAGTCGGGAACTCCGGGCGTTCAGGCAACTCCGGGGACGCCGGCGGAGCAGGGCGGCCAGGCCGGACAGCCGGGACAGGGCGCGAACGCCGCCCCCGGACAGGGGCAACAGGGAAACGCCGCCCCCGGACAGGCGCAGGCAGGCCAGGGCGAAGTGAACCTGGTCAAGGTGGACGAGGTCATCGGCGCGCTGGAGTTCACCCAGGACATCACCGAGGACTACCAGAAGCTCATCACCTTCCAGCGCATCATCATCCTGTCCAACCTGGTTTCGGCCTGCATCCTCTTCTTCGTCCTGCGCATGCTCATCCACCGCGCAGACCGCCTGAGCGCCCAGCGCCTCCAGGAGCGCGAGGTGTTCGAGCGCGAGATGCTCCAGAACGAGAAGCTGGCCAGCATGGGCCGCATGGTGGCGGGCATCGCCCACGAGATCCGCAACCCGCTGGGCATCATCCGCTCCAGCTCCGAGCTGCTGGTGTCGCGCCAGAAGGACAAGGACCCGCTCACCGCCAAGATCCTCACGGCCATCAACGAGGAGGCCGTGCGCCTCTCCAAGACCGTGGGCGACTTCCTGGACTACGCCCGCCCCCGCAACCTGAACCTGGAACCCGTGGACCTGGCCCTCATCCTGGACCAGGCCTTGACCTTCCTGGAGCAGAAGTGCCGCGACCAGGGCGTGGAGGTGGTGCGCGCCTACGCCCGGGGGATCATGGTCCGGGCGGACAAGGACCTCCTCTACCGGGCGGTGTACAACATCCTGGTCAACGCCCTGGAGGCCATGGCCGGGCAAGTGCAGGACGCCCAGGCCCGGGACGGGGAAGAGGGAGGCGTGCGCGGCCAGATCATCGTGCAGGTCACCCAGGACAAGGACGGCCCGAAGCTCACCATCATGGACACCGGACCGGGCATGCCCGAGGAAATCCGCGACAAGCTCCTGGACCCGTTCTTCACCACCAAGCAGACCGGCACGGGCCTGGGGCTGGCCATCACCGCCAACATCCTGCGCAGCCACGGGGCCGCGCTCACGCTCGGCGAAAA